The Akkermansia sp. N21116 genome includes a region encoding these proteins:
- a CDS encoding efflux RND transporter periplasmic adaptor subunit, whose translation MNKNLIHSCTTVLAVFSVLGALTSCDEATNKQQSSAAIPPPDVQVTELIHRDVPITAEWIGSLRGTEDAEIRPRVSGYLLSKDYKDGAYVKKGEILFRIDPRPFQAALDQARGQLAQARANAEKFSLDVKRYTPLVESGSVSRKQLDDAVQSLKQAEASIKTSEASVADAEINLKFTTIDAPISGLAGLAQPSIGDLLSPTSSEALTTISSIDPIRVDYSISENQLLDAFEKNGIDPEKEKFQVILANGKPYSELGTPVAVDRNVSRQTGTINIVGQIPNPKHELRPGMFVRIRAVVKVIKNATLVPPRSIMKVQSMSFILGIGKDNIPFIFPVKPGPVVDHLQVVEPLKGEFPPKMSVVVEGVLQAASRQGKAPVNPVPYVFQESQPIINSKAVSDFDDKGKLKTPGQQPVSGNKETK comes from the coding sequence ATGAACAAAAATCTGATTCACTCCTGCACAACGGTCTTAGCCGTTTTTTCCGTTCTGGGTGCCCTGACCTCCTGCGATGAGGCCACCAACAAGCAACAATCTTCCGCCGCCATCCCTCCCCCTGACGTCCAGGTCACTGAATTGATCCACCGGGATGTTCCCATCACGGCGGAATGGATAGGTTCTCTCCGAGGTACGGAAGATGCTGAAATCCGCCCGCGCGTCAGTGGTTACCTCCTGAGCAAGGATTATAAAGACGGAGCCTATGTCAAAAAGGGAGAAATCTTGTTCCGTATTGACCCTCGCCCATTCCAAGCCGCTCTCGACCAGGCTCGCGGTCAGCTGGCACAGGCTCGCGCCAACGCTGAAAAATTCAGTTTGGACGTCAAACGCTACACTCCCCTCGTCGAATCCGGTTCCGTCAGCCGCAAACAGCTTGACGACGCCGTCCAGTCCTTGAAACAGGCCGAAGCATCTATCAAAACCTCCGAGGCTTCCGTTGCCGATGCGGAAATCAACCTCAAGTTCACGACGATTGATGCCCCCATCTCCGGGCTTGCCGGACTTGCCCAGCCATCTATCGGAGACCTTCTTTCTCCCACATCGTCCGAGGCCCTGACCACCATTTCCTCCATTGATCCGATCCGAGTAGACTACTCCATCAGTGAAAATCAACTTCTCGACGCGTTCGAAAAAAACGGCATTGATCCCGAAAAGGAAAAATTCCAAGTCATTCTCGCAAACGGCAAACCCTATTCCGAACTGGGCACTCCTGTAGCCGTTGACCGCAACGTAAGCCGCCAAACCGGCACCATTAATATTGTCGGCCAGATTCCCAACCCGAAGCACGAACTTCGTCCCGGCATGTTCGTACGTATCAGAGCTGTTGTCAAAGTCATTAAAAACGCTACACTCGTCCCTCCGCGCTCCATCATGAAAGTGCAAAGCATGAGCTTTATTCTCGGCATAGGCAAGGACAACATCCCGTTCATCTTCCCCGTCAAACCGGGACCGGTCGTTGATCACCTTCAAGTCGTCGAACCGCTCAAGGGAGAATTCCCGCCCAAAATGTCTGTTGTTGTCGAAGGGGTTCTCCAAGCGGCATCGCGCCAGGGCAAAGCCCCCGTCAACCCAGTTCCCTACGTTTTCCAGGAATCCCAGCCCATCATCAATTCCAAGGCCGTCTCCGACTTCGACGACAAGGGCAAATTAAAAACGCCTGGACAACAACCCGTCTCCGGTAATAAGGAAACCAAATAA
- a CDS encoding NAD-dependent epimerase/dehydratase family protein, translated as MKILVTGGAGFIGSHIVEHYQDKADEIRVLDNLRTGYLKNLDGLKHTFIEGSICDRDIVRKAVEGVDYIFHMAALVSVPESMSKIEETIDINCRGLLNVLEEASAAGVKKIVLASSAAIYGDNPTVPKIETMYPEPKSPYAITKLDGEYYLAMFRSIGKINTASVRFFNVFGPRQDPKGAYAAAVPIFIEKALKNEDITVYGDGEQTRDFIYVKDIVGALTFAAEHPEVTGTFNAGYGGQITIEDLAQKIIKEADSSSKVLHAPERAGDVKHSRACADKLRAAGWKPRHSLEEGLAATLAYFRSILGK; from the coding sequence ATGAAAATCCTCGTTACAGGCGGCGCCGGGTTCATCGGCTCCCATATCGTCGAACACTATCAGGACAAAGCTGACGAAATCCGCGTCCTCGACAACCTCCGCACCGGCTATCTCAAAAACCTCGACGGCCTCAAGCACACTTTCATCGAAGGCTCCATTTGCGATCGCGACATCGTTCGCAAAGCCGTCGAAGGTGTCGATTACATTTTCCACATGGCAGCTCTCGTCTCCGTCCCGGAATCTATGAGCAAGATCGAAGAAACCATCGACATCAACTGCCGCGGTCTTCTCAACGTTCTCGAAGAAGCCTCTGCCGCAGGAGTCAAAAAGATTGTTCTCGCCTCCTCTGCCGCTATCTACGGTGACAACCCCACCGTACCCAAAATCGAAACCATGTATCCGGAGCCCAAGAGTCCGTACGCCATCACCAAGCTTGACGGCGAATACTACCTCGCCATGTTCCGCTCCATCGGCAAGATCAACACCGCATCCGTCCGGTTCTTCAACGTATTCGGCCCCCGTCAAGATCCCAAGGGAGCCTATGCCGCCGCCGTGCCGATCTTCATCGAAAAAGCCTTGAAAAACGAAGACATTACGGTTTATGGAGACGGGGAGCAAACCCGCGACTTCATCTACGTCAAGGACATCGTCGGCGCCCTTACCTTTGCTGCCGAACATCCCGAAGTAACCGGAACATTCAATGCCGGGTACGGAGGTCAGATCACAATCGAAGACCTTGCCCAAAAGATTATCAAGGAAGCCGATTCCTCCTCCAAAGTCCTCCATGCACCGGAACGCGCCGGCGACGTCAAACACTCCCGCGCCTGTGCCGACAAACTCCGCGCTGCCGGCTGGAAGCCCCGGCATTCTCTGGAAGAAGGCCTGGCCGCCACGCTTGCCTATTTCCGCAGTATCCTTGGCAAATAA
- a CDS encoding aminoglycoside phosphotransferase family protein: protein MHDLKATAALFDLRGDFVHGHPYGSGHINDTYCIWVDQAGQRIRYILQRLNQNVFKQPVPLMENVKRVTDHALSQLKESNCAEAYRRTLTLIPAIDGKPYAIDAEGNCWRVYPFIERARTYDQIETTQQCYEAAKAFGEFQKLTANLPGDPLFETIPNFHNTTNRFQALQEAIKADPLGRVQEVKKEIEWFMAREADCHRVVNYLASGELPVRCTHNDTKLNNVMLDDVTGEGICVIDLDTTMPGSAIYDFGDMIRTATSPAAEDEKDISKVTMRMFMFEALLQGYLSSATFLTPLEKELLPFSGKLLTMECGIRFLTDYLSGDVYFKIKRPEHNLDRCRTQIALVESIEKQMDEMNALVAKY from the coding sequence ATGCACGATTTGAAAGCAACAGCCGCCCTGTTCGACCTCCGAGGAGACTTCGTCCACGGACACCCCTACGGAAGCGGTCACATCAACGATACCTACTGCATCTGGGTAGACCAGGCAGGCCAGCGCATCCGATACATCCTCCAGCGTCTCAACCAAAACGTATTCAAGCAACCCGTACCGCTGATGGAAAACGTCAAGCGAGTCACGGATCATGCTCTCTCCCAGCTGAAGGAAAGCAATTGTGCCGAAGCCTACCGCCGTACCCTTACCCTGATTCCCGCCATTGACGGAAAGCCTTACGCAATTGATGCGGAAGGCAATTGCTGGCGTGTCTACCCGTTCATCGAACGAGCCCGTACCTACGACCAGATCGAAACTACCCAACAGTGCTACGAAGCAGCCAAGGCCTTCGGTGAATTCCAAAAGCTCACCGCCAACCTTCCCGGCGATCCCCTGTTTGAAACCATTCCGAACTTCCACAACACGACCAATCGCTTCCAGGCCCTTCAGGAAGCTATCAAGGCTGATCCTCTCGGACGCGTTCAGGAAGTGAAAAAGGAAATCGAATGGTTCATGGCACGCGAAGCAGACTGCCATCGCGTCGTCAACTACCTGGCTTCCGGAGAACTGCCCGTCCGCTGTACGCATAACGACACCAAGCTCAACAACGTTATGCTTGACGATGTCACGGGAGAAGGCATCTGTGTTATCGACCTCGATACCACCATGCCCGGTTCCGCCATCTACGACTTCGGCGACATGATCCGCACGGCGACGTCCCCCGCGGCCGAAGATGAAAAGGACATATCCAAGGTCACCATGCGCATGTTCATGTTCGAAGCCTTGCTGCAGGGTTATTTATCCTCAGCAACCTTCCTGACCCCGCTTGAAAAAGAACTGCTGCCCTTCTCCGGCAAACTCCTGACAATGGAATGCGGTATCCGGTTCCTCACGGACTACCTCTCCGGAGACGTGTACTTCAAGATCAAGCGCCCGGAACACAATCTGGACCGGTGCCGCACCCAGATCGCGCTCGTTGAATCCATCGAAAAACAGATGGATGAAATGAATGCCCTGGTCGCCAAATACTAA
- a CDS encoding sugar phosphate nucleotidyltransferase, with protein sequence MKPTLLVLAAGMGSRYGGLKQLDPMGPNGEVVLDYSVYDAIRAGFGKVVFVIRRDFEEAFKEKVGSRFASKIEVDYAFQSLDDLPEGFSVPEGREKPWGTAHALRAARNVVKEPFAVINADDFYGTDAFMQAATFLNTIQDEPGKAHYGMIGYPLKNTLSDNGDVNRGICTINNGLLAGVEEFVKILTEEDGVTRGENLEGKRLPVDPEELVSMNFWLFGPSFIELTEAHFVDFLTKRGTELKSECYIPTVMDALIKADRADCKVLATTSNWFGVTYPQDKPTVVAGIRALIDQGVYPEKLA encoded by the coding sequence ATGAAACCTACACTCCTTGTTCTTGCAGCCGGGATGGGCAGCCGTTACGGTGGCCTCAAGCAGCTTGACCCCATGGGCCCCAACGGTGAAGTCGTCCTTGATTACTCCGTTTATGACGCCATCCGCGCCGGTTTCGGCAAAGTCGTCTTTGTGATTCGCCGTGACTTTGAAGAGGCTTTCAAGGAAAAAGTCGGCAGCCGCTTCGCTTCCAAAATCGAAGTGGATTACGCTTTCCAATCCCTTGACGACCTTCCCGAAGGATTCTCCGTTCCCGAAGGACGTGAAAAGCCCTGGGGCACGGCTCACGCTCTCCGCGCTGCCCGCAATGTCGTCAAAGAACCGTTTGCCGTCATCAATGCGGACGACTTCTACGGCACCGACGCTTTCATGCAGGCAGCCACATTCCTCAACACCATTCAAGACGAACCCGGCAAAGCCCACTACGGTATGATCGGCTATCCCCTGAAAAATACCCTTTCCGACAACGGCGATGTCAATCGCGGTATCTGCACCATCAACAACGGCCTCCTCGCCGGCGTTGAAGAATTCGTCAAAATTCTGACAGAAGAAGACGGAGTCACCCGAGGCGAAAACCTTGAAGGCAAGCGCCTCCCGGTTGATCCCGAAGAACTCGTCTCCATGAATTTCTGGCTCTTTGGCCCGTCCTTCATCGAACTGACGGAAGCCCACTTTGTCGACTTCCTCACCAAACGCGGTACGGAACTCAAGAGCGAATGCTACATTCCAACCGTTATGGACGCCTTAATCAAAGCCGACCGGGCCGACTGCAAAGTTCTTGCCACCACATCCAACTGGTTCGGTGTCACCTATCCCCAAGACAAGCCCACTGTCGTTGCCGGCATCCGGGCTCTCATCGATCAAGGGGTTTATCCGGAAAAGCTCGCTTAA
- a CDS encoding SurA N-terminal domain-containing protein produces the protein MQLPFRFIILSCIGLLAPATGFSQSLAPMLPGGLQPSSAMKPEAPRAKPARVVNRIAATVNGRPITSSEVSFRLMPIGAQLATQYPRQGAEFNRQLAAAKKAIINDLIDRELVLSEFDSKGAQLKDSYVDQEISRIIRENFNGNRDRFLESLRLSNMTIRNFREVTKRNMVVMAMRASKYDQDIPPTPDEINREYQETKMKFRDITKDHIQFKKIFIPMLGDEHDSTPDVQLKLAELVAQEIRSGKSSFEEMAKTYSKDGMAENGGVWPMKERSELSPEFAAIIFDTPENQLVGPLIEPTGFTIAVPLKKNLAPAPPLSKIKDEIDAQVRSKRSNERYKQWIERLRNKAIIKTYI, from the coding sequence ATGCAGCTCCCTTTCCGCTTCATCATCCTGTCCTGTATCGGACTGCTCGCCCCGGCTACCGGATTTTCACAATCCCTTGCTCCGATGCTTCCCGGAGGACTTCAACCCTCCTCCGCCATGAAACCGGAAGCTCCCAGAGCCAAGCCCGCACGGGTCGTCAATAGAATCGCCGCAACCGTCAACGGGCGTCCCATCACGTCCAGTGAAGTCAGCTTCCGCCTAATGCCCATCGGAGCCCAACTTGCGACCCAATATCCAAGACAGGGAGCCGAATTCAACAGGCAGCTCGCCGCCGCTAAAAAGGCAATCATCAACGATCTGATTGATCGAGAACTCGTCCTGAGCGAATTCGACTCCAAAGGAGCCCAACTCAAAGATTCCTATGTTGACCAGGAAATCTCGCGCATAATTCGTGAAAATTTCAACGGCAACCGCGATCGTTTCCTTGAAAGCCTCCGCCTCTCCAACATGACTATACGCAACTTTCGCGAAGTCACCAAGCGCAACATGGTCGTCATGGCCATGCGCGCTTCCAAATACGACCAGGACATTCCGCCTACACCCGACGAAATCAACCGTGAATACCAGGAAACCAAAATGAAGTTCCGAGATATCACGAAGGACCACATCCAGTTCAAAAAGATCTTTATCCCCATGCTCGGAGACGAGCATGACTCTACTCCCGACGTCCAGCTCAAGCTGGCCGAACTCGTTGCCCAGGAAATCAGATCCGGCAAATCCTCCTTCGAAGAGATGGCTAAAACCTATTCCAAGGACGGCATGGCGGAAAACGGAGGGGTATGGCCAATGAAAGAGCGTTCGGAACTATCCCCGGAATTTGCGGCCATTATTTTTGACACTCCCGAGAACCAGCTCGTCGGCCCCCTCATCGAACCTACCGGATTCACAATCGCCGTTCCCCTGAAAAAGAATCTGGCTCCTGCCCCGCCTCTCTCGAAAATCAAGGACGAAATCGATGCTCAAGTCCGCAGCAAGCGCAGCAATGAACGCTACAAGCAGTGGATTGAGCGTTTACGCAACAAAGCCATCATCAAAACTTACATCTAA
- the pyrC gene encoding dihydroorotase, which produces MEITLDSPLDMHLHLRDSQMLKLVAPLSAQSFAGAVVMPNLVPPVNSAASLHAYRNRVEEATKGEIFQPYMTLFFQSYTEQELASLRPDIFGIKLYPAGATTNSEGGVKAIHDAEGTMKIMEEMGIPLLVHGESHGFVMDREEEFLHVYRHLATAFPKLTICMEHITTASAVQLLDEFENLCATVTLQHLIITLDDVAGGMLRPHLFCKPIAKRPEDRDALLQAALAAHPKLMFGSDSAPHPIHAKEACGCAAGVFTAPIALPVLADLFERHGALEKLQDFVSGNACRLHHLTPPVKHITLAKKDMTVPDVYEGYGKNVVPMKAGETISWSIRS; this is translated from the coding sequence ATGGAAATAACGCTGGATTCCCCCTTGGACATGCACCTGCATCTGCGCGACAGCCAAATGCTAAAACTGGTAGCCCCTCTAAGCGCCCAATCTTTCGCGGGAGCAGTCGTCATGCCCAACCTTGTACCGCCTGTCAACTCCGCAGCATCCCTGCATGCTTACAGAAACCGCGTTGAAGAAGCAACCAAGGGGGAAATCTTCCAGCCATATATGACGTTGTTTTTCCAGTCCTATACGGAGCAGGAACTGGCCAGTCTCAGGCCGGACATTTTCGGGATCAAACTCTACCCCGCCGGAGCTACGACGAACAGCGAAGGAGGAGTCAAAGCCATCCATGACGCAGAAGGCACTATGAAAATCATGGAAGAAATGGGCATCCCCCTGCTCGTCCATGGAGAAAGCCACGGCTTCGTCATGGATCGCGAAGAGGAATTCCTGCATGTTTACCGCCATTTGGCAACGGCATTTCCCAAACTTACCATCTGTATGGAGCACATCACCACGGCTTCCGCCGTTCAACTGCTCGACGAATTCGAAAACCTTTGCGCAACCGTTACCCTCCAACACCTTATCATTACTCTGGACGACGTAGCCGGCGGCATGTTGCGCCCCCACCTTTTCTGCAAACCAATCGCCAAACGACCAGAAGACCGCGACGCCCTCTTGCAAGCGGCCCTGGCAGCCCATCCCAAGCTCATGTTCGGCAGCGACTCGGCACCGCATCCCATCCATGCCAAGGAAGCATGCGGGTGTGCGGCGGGCGTATTCACCGCCCCCATCGCCCTGCCCGTCCTGGCCGATCTCTTTGAACGCCACGGAGCTCTGGAGAAACTTCAGGACTTTGTATCCGGCAACGCATGCCGCCTCCATCATTTGACCCCTCCCGTCAAACACATCACTCTCGCCAAAAAAGACATGACCGTCCCCGACGTCTACGAAGGATATGGCAAAAACGTCGTTCCCATGAAAGCGGGAGAAACCATCTCATGGTCTATCCGGTCATAA
- the rfbB gene encoding dTDP-glucose 4,6-dehydratase — translation MRILVTGGAGFIGSALVRMIVRDTPHEVLNLDKLTYAGNLASLQEADRSSRYSFMQADIADREAVDRVLGDFRPHAVLNLAAESHVDRSIDGARPFMETNVMGVFTLLEAVRSYWSKLPEDEAERFRFLHVSTDEVFGSLGHGGTAFSETTAYDPRSPYSASKAAGDHLVKAWWHTYGLPVLLTNCSNNYGPCQFPEKLIPLVLINALEGKPLPVYGDGSNVRDWLFVDDHVRALLTVLKQGRPGESYNIGGNCEKTNLEIVRQVCAVLDRLRPRGEGASYAELISFVDDRPGHDFRYAVDFSKLYRETGWRPEVMFEEGIGRTVQWYLDNPAWWEPIRSGKYAGERLGRR, via the coding sequence TTGCGTATTCTTGTCACGGGGGGGGCCGGATTTATCGGTTCCGCCCTTGTCAGGATGATCGTCCGGGATACGCCGCACGAGGTCTTGAACCTGGACAAGCTGACTTATGCCGGCAATCTCGCTTCCTTGCAGGAAGCGGATCGTTCTTCGCGCTACTCATTTATGCAGGCCGATATTGCGGATCGTGAGGCCGTGGATCGCGTGCTGGGGGATTTCCGGCCTCATGCCGTCCTCAATCTTGCGGCGGAGTCTCATGTGGATCGTTCGATCGACGGTGCCCGGCCATTCATGGAGACGAACGTCATGGGTGTTTTCACCCTGCTGGAGGCCGTTCGTTCCTACTGGAGCAAGTTGCCGGAGGATGAGGCGGAGCGCTTCCGTTTCCTGCACGTTTCGACGGATGAGGTTTTTGGCAGCCTCGGGCACGGGGGAACTGCTTTTTCCGAGACGACGGCTTACGATCCCCGTTCCCCCTATTCGGCCAGCAAAGCAGCCGGAGACCATCTGGTCAAGGCTTGGTGGCATACGTACGGCCTTCCTGTCCTATTGACGAATTGTTCGAATAATTACGGTCCCTGCCAGTTCCCGGAGAAGTTGATTCCTCTGGTGTTGATCAATGCCTTGGAGGGCAAACCCCTTCCCGTGTACGGAGACGGTTCCAATGTCCGTGACTGGTTATTTGTCGATGACCATGTTCGTGCTTTGTTGACGGTTCTCAAACAGGGCAGACCGGGCGAATCTTATAACATCGGAGGGAATTGCGAAAAAACGAATCTGGAGATTGTCCGCCAGGTCTGTGCCGTGCTTGACCGTCTACGCCCCCGAGGGGAGGGCGCGTCTTATGCGGAATTAATTTCCTTTGTTGATGACCGGCCGGGGCATGACTTCCGCTATGCCGTTGATTTCTCGAAGTTGTACCGGGAGACCGGCTGGCGTCCCGAAGTTATGTTTGAAGAAGGTATCGGGAGGACTGTACAGTGGTATTTAGATAATCCGGCATGGTGGGAGCCTATTCGTTCCGGGAAGTATGCCGGAGAACGTCTCGGAAGGCGATAA
- a CDS encoding undecaprenyl-diphosphate phosphatase, whose protein sequence is MTVFDSIILGIVEGLTEYLPVSSTGHLLVTQALLGIQNGEADDAFAVCIQGGAILAVLGLYYPRVRAMVQGLFGKNPAGLKMLINIMVAFIPAVVIGLIFDDTIKSVLFGIKPVIAAWVVGGAGILVYVRWRNRHGYENTGLSLEELTPRKAFIIGILQCVAMWPGTSRSLMTMLGGMFVGLSLSAAVEFSFLLGLVTLGAATCYDAMKHGQVMLEHFGWAPLVAGTLASWISAVLAVKWMVTYLQKHSFAVFGWYRIAIGIVIFAVLLY, encoded by the coding sequence ATGACCGTTTTTGATTCTATTATACTCGGGATCGTAGAAGGATTAACCGAATATTTGCCTGTCAGTTCGACCGGCCACCTGCTGGTAACCCAGGCTCTGCTGGGAATTCAAAACGGGGAAGCCGATGATGCCTTTGCCGTTTGTATTCAGGGGGGGGCGATCCTGGCCGTCTTGGGCCTTTACTACCCGCGTGTCCGAGCGATGGTGCAGGGGCTTTTCGGGAAAAACCCCGCCGGCTTGAAAATGCTGATCAATATAATGGTCGCTTTTATTCCCGCTGTCGTCATCGGGTTGATTTTTGACGATACCATCAAATCCGTTCTTTTTGGGATCAAGCCTGTCATTGCCGCCTGGGTTGTCGGTGGCGCCGGAATCTTGGTTTACGTCCGCTGGCGGAACAGGCATGGTTATGAAAACACGGGACTTTCTTTGGAAGAGCTAACTCCTCGTAAGGCTTTTATTATTGGTATTTTACAATGCGTTGCCATGTGGCCGGGCACGAGCCGTAGCTTGATGACGATGTTGGGTGGCATGTTTGTCGGGCTTTCTCTGTCGGCAGCCGTCGAGTTCAGCTTCCTTCTCGGGTTGGTAACTCTGGGGGCGGCAACTTGCTATGACGCTATGAAGCACGGGCAAGTGATGTTGGAACACTTTGGTTGGGCACCTCTGGTTGCAGGGACTCTGGCCTCGTGGATTTCTGCCGTTCTTGCCGTTAAGTGGATGGTGACCTACCTGCAGAAACACAGTTTTGCCGTGTTCGGCTGGTACCGCATTGCCATCGGGATCGTTATCTTCGCCGTATTGTTGTACTAA
- the cls gene encoding cardiolipin synthase, whose protein sequence is MFSYPASHPLFFVFIILHIAGIVLAFPALLYTRTPQGSIAWVISLVFFPYVAVPLYLILGPRRFEGYIEMRRTSQKNNDVLNLLSDDISNQLKEYLKSEQGKHSGFFRMLTHLSNLYICRGNSCKLLIDAQSAYPDIYDAIRNAKDYILVEFYIIKSDLVGDILRKLLIERAREGVRVYVIYDEIGSHKLPPGYISSMRRAGIRIQPFNGKRFFLRNIVRVNFRNHRKIVVVDGKIGFVGGMNIGLEYIGQSNLGYWRDTFLGLSGPAVIQAQLTFLEDWLWATNGNIPELSWVIYPQPQDMSVLMLPSGPADRVPTWRTTVIALANAARRRLWIATPYFVPDEATFASLQAAALRGVDVRILKPEKADHPMVKLSSMTYLPETVPFGIRIYHYTKGFMHQKVILVDDDLATVGTANLDNRSLTLNFEITAIVHDPEFAGNVHQMLKKDFDDSQLVDPKDYASKPLLYKIICNFFRLLAPIQ, encoded by the coding sequence ATGTTCAGTTATCCGGCGAGTCACCCACTCTTCTTCGTTTTCATCATCCTGCACATTGCAGGCATCGTGCTTGCATTCCCTGCCCTGCTCTATACCCGGACACCCCAGGGTAGTATTGCGTGGGTCATCTCTCTCGTGTTCTTTCCCTATGTTGCCGTACCGCTGTACCTGATTCTCGGGCCGAGGCGGTTTGAAGGCTACATTGAAATGAGGCGTACAAGCCAGAAAAACAACGATGTTCTCAATCTTTTATCCGACGACATCAGCAATCAGCTCAAAGAATATCTGAAATCCGAACAGGGAAAACACAGTGGTTTTTTCAGAATGCTGACTCACTTGTCCAATCTCTACATCTGCCGGGGAAACTCCTGCAAACTCCTCATTGATGCCCAATCCGCCTATCCCGATATTTACGATGCCATTCGGAACGCAAAGGACTATATCCTCGTCGAATTCTACATCATCAAAAGTGACCTCGTCGGAGACATCCTCCGAAAACTTCTCATCGAACGCGCCCGGGAAGGCGTCCGTGTCTATGTCATTTACGATGAAATAGGCTCCCACAAACTTCCGCCCGGCTACATTTCCAGTATGAGACGGGCAGGTATCCGCATCCAGCCCTTCAACGGCAAACGCTTCTTCCTGCGCAACATTGTGCGCGTCAACTTCCGCAACCACCGCAAAATTGTGGTCGTGGACGGTAAAATCGGTTTCGTTGGAGGGATGAACATAGGCCTGGAATACATTGGTCAGAGCAACCTCGGCTACTGGCGCGATACATTTCTGGGTTTGTCCGGTCCAGCCGTGATCCAGGCTCAGCTCACATTCCTGGAGGACTGGCTCTGGGCAACTAACGGCAATATTCCCGAGCTTTCCTGGGTCATCTACCCACAGCCCCAGGACATGTCCGTCCTGATGCTTCCGTCCGGACCAGCCGACCGGGTGCCGACATGGAGGACGACCGTTATCGCCCTGGCCAATGCCGCCCGCCGGAGGCTCTGGATCGCTACTCCGTATTTCGTGCCCGATGAAGCGACCTTTGCCTCGCTTCAAGCAGCCGCTCTGCGCGGCGTAGACGTCAGGATTCTCAAGCCGGAAAAAGCGGATCACCCGATGGTGAAACTCTCATCCATGACATACCTTCCGGAAACCGTTCCGTTCGGTATCCGCATTTACCACTACACCAAGGGGTTCATGCACCAGAAGGTCATTCTGGTCGACGACGATCTTGCCACAGTCGGCACGGCCAATCTGGACAACAGATCACTGACACTCAACTTTGAAATCACAGCCATCGTCCATGATCCAGAATTCGCCGGAAATGTCCATCAAATGCTGAAAAAGGATTTTGACGATTCCCAATTAGTCGACCCGAAAGATTACGCTTCCAAGCCTCTTCTCTACAAGATCATCTGCAATTTCTTCCGCCTCCTGGCCCCCATCCAGTAA
- a CDS encoding thymidylate synthase has product MRQYLQLLNDVLENGVGREDRTGTGTIGVFGRQTRFDLRDGFPCLTTKKLHLRSIIHELLWFLQGSTNIKYLHDNGVTIWDEWADENGDLGPVYGAQWRSWPAPDGRSIDQIANLIRSLKETPWSRRHIVSAWNVPLVNEMALPPCHTLFQFCVIPAQAARGETKHGLSLQLYQRSADLFLGVPFNIASYSLLLMMVAQVCGYEAREFVHTFGDLHLYNNHLEQARLQLTRTPKPLPVMKINPDVRDIDGFSYEDFELTGYDPFPAIKAPISV; this is encoded by the coding sequence ATGCGGCAGTATTTGCAATTATTAAACGATGTCCTGGAAAACGGCGTCGGTCGTGAAGACCGGACCGGTACAGGTACGATCGGCGTTTTCGGACGTCAGACCAGGTTCGACCTTCGAGACGGCTTCCCGTGCTTGACAACCAAAAAGTTGCATCTCCGTTCCATCATCCACGAACTTCTTTGGTTCCTCCAGGGAAGTACAAACATCAAATATCTTCACGACAACGGAGTGACGATTTGGGACGAGTGGGCAGACGAAAACGGCGATCTCGGCCCCGTATACGGCGCCCAGTGGCGCAGCTGGCCCGCTCCGGATGGACGGTCAATCGACCAGATTGCCAATCTGATCCGTTCCCTGAAAGAAACTCCCTGGTCCCGCCGCCACATTGTCAGTGCGTGGAACGTGCCTCTCGTGAACGAGATGGCTCTTCCTCCGTGCCATACCCTGTTCCAATTCTGCGTGATCCCGGCCCAGGCCGCGCGTGGAGAAACCAAGCACGGACTTTCCCTCCAGCTCTACCAGCGCAGTGCCGACCTGTTCCTCGGCGTGCCTTTCAACATCGCATCCTATTCCCTCCTTCTGATGATGGTGGCTCAGGTGTGCGGATATGAAGCCAGGGAATTCGTCCATACCTTCGGAGACTTGCACCTCTACAACAACCACTTGGAACAGGCTCGCCTTCAGCTGACGCGGACGCCCAAGCCTCTTCCCGTTATGAAAATCAATCCGGATGTCCGGGATATCGACGGTTTTTCCTATGAGGATTTCGAATTGACCGGCTACGATCCCTTCCCGGCCATCAAGGCTCCGATTTCCGTCTAA